In one window of Thermodesulfobacteriota bacterium DNA:
- a CDS encoding 4Fe-4S dicluster domain-containing protein, giving the protein MADKTLKKEDLGKLVDSVRAKGGRFVAPTLLARQVVFRSVKSAEEVATDYILARNSFKEFLFPQTEVIAEFSMSKDSVGLKGVEVNAPETVVFGARPCEAASLKGLRALFTWDFVDEFYTKREDRTVVITVGCTSGDEACFCTTVDLSPESTEGSDVYLRETEDNGYAVTGLTEKGKKFLDTHAAVFTSGAAKEKPLFMPEKLPAIDLKRISERLKDTAHYDDPVWAKLTMKCIGCGACTFVCPTCRCFDITDEGTAFEGERRKNWDSCQYDSFTLHASGHNPREHQPQRWRNRFMCKFNFYPEKFSSKGCVGCGRCIRVCPVRLDITEVMEEFSK; this is encoded by the coding sequence ATGGCTGACAAGACTCTTAAAAAGGAAGACCTCGGAAAGCTAGTCGACTCTGTAAGGGCTAAGGGCGGAAGGTTCGTAGCTCCCACCCTGCTTGCGCGCCAGGTCGTATTCAGGAGCGTTAAGTCCGCCGAGGAGGTCGCTACCGACTATATCCTCGCAAGGAACTCCTTCAAGGAGTTCCTCTTCCCGCAGACCGAAGTCATAGCCGAGTTTTCCATGAGCAAGGACTCGGTGGGGCTTAAGGGCGTCGAGGTCAACGCGCCTGAAACGGTCGTATTCGGCGCGAGGCCGTGCGAAGCCGCGAGCCTGAAGGGCCTGAGGGCGCTCTTTACATGGGACTTCGTGGACGAGTTCTACACCAAGAGGGAAGACAGGACGGTCGTCATAACCGTCGGCTGCACCAGCGGCGACGAGGCCTGCTTCTGCACCACGGTCGATCTCTCTCCGGAGTCTACCGAGGGCTCTGACGTGTATCTCAGGGAGACCGAGGACAACGGATACGCCGTGACCGGATTGACCGAGAAGGGCAAGAAGTTCCTCGATACCCACGCCGCGGTTTTCACCTCCGGCGCGGCAAAGGAAAAGCCGCTCTTCATGCCGGAGAAGCTGCCCGCGATAGACTTGAAGAGGATCTCCGAGAGGCTCAAGGACACGGCCCATTACGACGACCCCGTCTGGGCAAAGCTCACGATGAAGTGCATCGGCTGCGGTGCCTGCACGTTCGTATGCCCCACGTGCAGGTGCTTCGACATAACCGACGAGGGCACGGCCTTCGAGGGCGAGCGGAGGAAGAACTGGGACTCCTGCCAGTACGACTCCTTCACGCTCCACGCGAGCGGCCACAACCCCAGGGAGCACCAGCCCCAGAGGTGGAGGAACCGCTTCATGTGCAAGTTCAACTTCTACCCCGAGAAGTTCTCGTCAAAGGGTTGCGTGGGCTGCGGCAGGTGCATAAGGGTGTGCCCGGTGAGGCTGGATATAACCGAGGTGATGGAGGAGTTCTCGAAGTAG
- a CDS encoding FAD/NAD(P)-binding protein: MNNIYLPYLAKIEEIRDEAPDVRSFKLVFEDPALRDSFEFKTGQFGLYSAFGLGESTFCIASSPTRKGYIQCTFRRTGRVTGGLAQLSVGDTMGFRGPYGNWFPVDDWKGKDIVFIAGGIGLPPVRSVIWNVLDRRQDFGNITIVYGARTVADLVYKDELKGWDERGDITLVQTVDPGGETPEWKGKVGFVPTVLEEAAPSAKNAVAVTCGPPIMIKFVLNSLLKLGFDEGSVYTTLENKMKCGVGKCGRCNVGDVYVCKEGPVYTAAEIKRMYNDF, encoded by the coding sequence ATGAATAATATTTATCTTCCATATCTTGCGAAAATAGAGGAAATAAGGGACGAGGCCCCGGACGTCAGGAGCTTCAAGCTCGTATTCGAGGACCCCGCTCTCCGCGACTCGTTCGAGTTCAAGACAGGGCAGTTCGGCCTCTACTCGGCCTTCGGCCTCGGGGAATCGACCTTCTGCATAGCGTCTTCGCCCACGAGGAAGGGCTATATCCAATGCACCTTCAGGCGGACCGGGCGCGTTACCGGCGGCCTTGCCCAGCTATCGGTCGGCGACACCATGGGTTTCAGGGGCCCCTACGGCAACTGGTTCCCGGTCGACGACTGGAAAGGGAAGGACATAGTATTCATAGCCGGAGGCATAGGGCTTCCGCCGGTGCGCTCGGTCATATGGAACGTGCTTGACCGGAGGCAGGACTTCGGCAATATAACAATCGTATACGGGGCCAGGACGGTAGCCGACCTCGTCTACAAGGATGAGCTTAAGGGCTGGGACGAGAGAGGCGACATAACCCTCGTCCAGACCGTGGACCCCGGCGGAGAGACCCCGGAATGGAAGGGCAAGGTCGGGTTCGTGCCGACGGTCCTCGAGGAGGCCGCGCCTTCCGCGAAGAACGCGGTGGCCGTCACCTGCGGCCCCCCGATAATGATAAAGTTCGTGCTGAATTCGCTTCTAAAGCTCGGCTTTGACGAGGGGAGCGTATACACTACCTTAGAGAACAAGATGAAGTGCGGCGTCGGCAAATGCGGCAGGTGCAACGTGGGCGACGTCTATGTCTGCAAGGAAGGCCCGGTCTATACCGCCGCCGAAATAAAGAGGATGTACAACGATTTTTAA
- a CDS encoding 4Fe-4S dicluster domain-containing protein gives MADDTKKTATLATGDRTIPPKDAKMIPIYIMGREYQVPETLTIMKAVEYAGYSYVRGCGCRGGICGACGTFYRFLGDYRLRSGLACQTVAEPNMVIMQLPFFPANRPGYEIDKVSGNPHEELRALYPEVFKCVGCGTCTRTCPMDIDVMDYIALMKRGDLKGAAHKSFDCVMCGLCASRCPAQISQFNAAMFVRRVFGRYMLPGAGHLSKRVEEVKAGKYEGSLKELTGMKQEDVKKLYVEREREPDLAESGKWMPKDTSKL, from the coding sequence ATGGCAGACGATACCAAAAAGACCGCGACCCTAGCTACCGGCGACCGTACCATACCGCCGAAGGACGCGAAGATGATACCCATATACATAATGGGAAGGGAATACCAGGTCCCTGAGACCCTTACCATAATGAAGGCGGTAGAGTACGCCGGGTACTCGTATGTAAGGGGATGCGGGTGCAGGGGCGGCATATGCGGCGCCTGCGGCACCTTCTACAGGTTCCTCGGCGACTACAGGCTCCGCTCCGGGCTCGCCTGCCAGACCGTGGCCGAGCCGAACATGGTCATAATGCAGCTCCCGTTCTTCCCTGCGAACAGGCCGGGCTATGAAATAGACAAGGTGAGCGGCAACCCGCACGAGGAACTCCGTGCCCTCTACCCCGAGGTCTTCAAGTGCGTGGGCTGCGGCACCTGCACCAGGACCTGCCCCATGGACATCGACGTCATGGACTACATCGCGCTCATGAAGAGGGGCGACTTGAAGGGCGCGGCGCACAAGAGCTTCGACTGCGTCATGTGCGGCCTATGCGCCTCGCGCTGTCCTGCCCAGATATCGCAGTTCAACGCGGCCATGTTCGTAAGGAGGGTCTTCGGCAGGTACATGCTCCCCGGCGCCGGGCACCTCTCGAAGAGGGTCGAGGAGGTAAAGGCCGGGAAATACGAAGGCTCGCTCAAGGAGCTGACCGGCATGAAGCAGGAAGACGTAAAGAAGCTCTACGTCGAGCGCGAGAGGGAGCCGGACCTCGCCGAGTCCGGCAAGTGGATGCCCAAGGACACGAGCAAGCTTTGA